One Capricornis sumatraensis isolate serow.1 chromosome 8, serow.2, whole genome shotgun sequence genomic region harbors:
- the RAPGEFL1 gene encoding rap guanine nucleotide exchange factor-like 1, whose translation MKPLEKFLKKQTSQLAGRTVAGGPGGGPGSCGGPGGGGGPGGGGGPAGGPRPLQRRQSVSRLLLPAFLREPPAEPGLEPPPEEDGGEPAGVAEELGSGGPCWLQLEEVPGPGPLGGGGPLRSPSSYSSDELSPGEPLTPPPWAPLGAPERPEHLLNWVLERLAGGATRDSAASDTLLDDIVLTHSLFLPTEKFLQELHQYFVWAGGMEGPEGLGRKQACLAMLLHFLDTYQGLLQEEEGAGRIIKDLYLLIMKDESLYQDLREDTLRLHQLVETVELKIPEESQPPSKQVKPLFRHFRRIDSCLQTRVAFRGSDEIFCRVYMPDHSYVTIRSRLSASVQDILGSVTEKLQYSEEPAGREDSLILVAVASSGEKVLLQPTEDCVFTTLGINSHLFACTRDSFEALVPLPEEIQVSPGDTEIHRGEPEDVANHLTAFHWELFRCVHELEFVDYVFHGERGRRETANLELLLQRCSEVTHWVATEVLLCEAPGKRAQLLKKFIKIAAICKQNQDLLSFYAVVMGLDNAAVSRLRLTWEKLPGKFKNLFRKFENLTDPCRNHKSYREVISKMKPPVIPFVPLILKDLTFLHEGSKTLVDGLVNIEKLHSVAEKVRTVRKYRSRPLCLDMEASPHHLQTKAYVRQFQVIDNQNLLFELSYKLEANSQ comes from the exons ATGAAGCCGCTGGAGAAATTTCTGAAGAAACAGACGTCGCAGCTGGCGGGGCGAACGGTGGCGGGAGGTCCCGGCGGGGGTCCGGGGAGCTGCGGCGggcctggagggggtgggggacctGGCGGGGGCGGCGGTCCAGCCGGGGGACCGCGGCCGCTGCAGCGGCGTCAGAGCGTGTCTCGCCTGCTGCTCCCAGCTTTCCTCCGGGAGCCCCCCGCCGAGCCGGGGCTGGAGCCGCCCCCAGAGGAGGACGGAGGAGAGCCGGCGGGGGTCGCGGAAGAGCTCGGCAGCGGAGGGCCCTGTTGGCTGCAGCTGGAGGAGGTCCCGGGGCCCGGGCCGCTTGGGGGAGGGGGACCCCTGCGTTCCCCTTCCTCGTACTCCTCAGACGAGCTGTCCCCCGGCGAGCCTCTGACTCCTCCACCCTGGGCCCCTCTGGGCGCCCCCGAGCGGCCGGAGCATCTTCTGAACTGGGTTCTGGAGCGGCTGGCCGGAGGGGCCACCAGGGACAGCGCCGCTTCAG ATACCCTGCTGGATGACATCGTCCTCACTCATTCGCTCTTCCTTCCCACGGAGAAATTTCTGCAGGAGCTGCACCAGTA CTTTGTTTGGGCAGGAGGCATGGAAGGCCCTGAGGGGCTGGGCCGGAAGCAGGCCTGTCTAGCCATGCTCCTTCATTTCTTGGACACCTACCAGGGGCTgctgcaggaggaagagggggctgGCCGCATCATCAAG GACCTGTACCTGCTGATTATGAAGGATGAGTCTCTTTACCAGGACCTCCGAGAGGACACACTGAGGCTGCACCAGCTTGTGGAAACAGTGGAGCTAAA GATCCCGGAGGAGAGCCAGCCGCCCAGCAAGCAGGTAAAGCCACTCTTCCGCCACTTCCGTCGGATAGACTCCTGTCTGCAGACCCGCGTGGCTTTCCGGGGTTCCGATGAGA TCTTCTGCCGGGTCTACATGCCTGATCACTCTTACGTGACCATACGCAGCCGTCTCTCAGCATCTGTGCAGGACATTCTGGGCTCTGTGACGGAGAAATTGCAGTactcagaggagcctgcggggcgTGAGGATTCCCTCATCCTGGTTGCTGTGGCCTCCTCAGGAG AGAAGGTCCTTCTCCAGCCGACTGAAGACTGTGTCTTCACCACACTGGGCATCAACAGCCACCTGTTTGCTTGCACCCGAGACAGCTTTGAGGCCCTG GTGCCCCTTCCTGAGGAGATCCAGGTCTCCCCTGGAGACACGGAGATCCATCGCGGGGAGCCTGAGGACGTGGCCAACCACCTTACCGCCTTCCACTGGGAGCTGTTCCGCTGTGTGCACGAG CTGGAGTTCGTGGACTACGTGTTCCACGGGGAGCGCGGCCGCCGGGAGACGGCCAACCTCGAGCTGCTGCTGCAGCGCTGCAGCGAGGTTACCCACTGGGTGGCCACCGAGGTGCTACTCTGCGAGGCCCCGGGCAAGCGCGCGCAGCTGCTCAAGAAGTTCATCAAGATCGCGGCCAT CTGCAAGCAGAACCAGGATCTGCTGTCCTTCTACGCCGTGGTCATGGGGCTAGACAACGCCGCCGTCAGCCGCCTGAGGCTCACCTGGGAG AAGCTGCCAGGGAAATTCAAGAACTTGTTCCGCAAATTCGAGAACCTGACG GACCCCTGCAGGAACCACAAAAGCTACCGGGAAGTGATCTCCAAGATGAAACCCCCTGTGATTCCTTTCGTGCCTCTGATCCTCAAAG ACCTGACTTTCCTGCACGAGGGAAGTAAGACCCTGGTAGATGGCTTGGTGAACATTGAGAAGCTG CATTCAGTGGCCGAAAAAGTGAGGACAGTCCGCAAATACCGGAGCCGGCCCCTTT GCCTTGATATGGAGGCCTCCCCACATCACCTGCAGACCAAGGCCTACGTGCGCCAGTTCCAGGTCATCGACAATCAGAACCTCCTCTTCGAGCTCTCCTACAAGCTGGAGGCCAACAGTCAGTGA